In Anaerolineales bacterium, a genomic segment contains:
- a CDS encoding flavodoxin domain-containing protein yields the protein MGDRILIAYASKCGSTGGVAEEIGKMLCESGAAVDVKRVQDVRDLQPYRAVILGTALRMEKPLPEAVNFAKKNRAILAALPTACFSVGLAMKEDTPENREKTKRMLAPLWSEIPNPVGVGLFGGKLDYSTLSPILRWMFSLDKSGEMAEGDWRDWDSIRAWAKELLPLL from the coding sequence ATGGGAGACAGAATTCTGATTGCCTACGCCAGCAAATGCGGGTCGACCGGCGGGGTGGCCGAGGAGATCGGGAAGATGCTGTGCGAATCCGGTGCGGCGGTGGACGTCAAACGGGTGCAGGATGTCAGGGATCTCCAACCCTACCGGGCGGTGATCCTGGGAACCGCGCTGCGCATGGAAAAACCGCTTCCGGAGGCGGTGAATTTCGCAAAGAAAAACCGCGCTATCCTCGCCGCGCTCCCGACGGCGTGTTTTTCCGTCGGATTGGCCATGAAGGAGGATACTCCGGAAAACCGCGAAAAGACGAAGCGCATGCTGGCGCCGTTGTGGAGCGAGATTCCAAATCCCGTCGGCGTCGGTTTGTTCGGCGGCAAGCTGGATTACAGCACCCTCTCCCCGATTTTGCGGTGGATGTTTTCGCTGGATAAATCCGGCGAGATGGCGGAAGGCGACTGGCGCGACTGGGATTCCATCCGCGCCTGGGCCAAGGAATTGCTGCCGCTGCTCTGA